One window of Serinus canaria isolate serCan28SL12 chromosome 3, serCan2020, whole genome shotgun sequence genomic DNA carries:
- the CNIH4 gene encoding protein cornichon homolog 4, which yields MESVVFIFSLIDCCALIFLSVYFIITLSDLECDYINARSCCSKLNKWVVPEVIGHAVVTVLMLISLHWFIFLLNLPVATWNIYRYIMVPSGNMGVFDPTEIHNRGQLKSHMKEAMIKLGFHLLCFFMYLYSMILALIND from the exons atGGAGTCGGTGGTCTTCATCTTCTCGCTGATCGACTGCTGCGCCCTCATCTTCCTCTCCGTCTACTTC ATAATCACTCTATCAGATCTGGAATGTGACTACATCAATGCTAGATCATGCTGCTCCAAGCTCAATAAA TGGGTGGTGCCTGAGGTGATTGGCCATGCTGTTGTCACTGTATTAATGCTTATTTCATTGCACTGGTTCATCTTTCTCCTTAACCTGCCAGTGGCCACGTGGAATATATACAG GTACATTATGGTGCCAAGTGGAAACATGGGAGTATTTGATCCCACAGAGATCCATAACCGAGGACAACTGAAATCACACATGAAAGAAGCCATGATTAAGCTGGGCTTTCATCTGCTCTGTTTCTTCATGTACCTTTACAG TATGATTCTGGCTTTGATAAATGATTGA